In the genome of Microcoleus vaginatus PCC 9802, the window TATCGATTTTATGGCTGTGCGCGATCGCCTGGGTAGGTTTCTTGTGGAATCTCGGCAACATCGGTTTAGTTGACGAAACCGAACCGTTGTTTGCCGAAGCCGCCCGTCAAATGACGGTGAGAGGAGATTGGATCACTCCTTATTTCAACGGCGAAACCAGGTTTGACAAGCCGCCGTTGATTTACTGGCTGATGGCGGTGGCTTACCGCACTCTGGGCGTTAACGAATGGGCCGTGCGTCTTCCCTCGGCTTTGTGCGCGATCGGTCTGACTTGCCTCGGATTTTATACCTTATCGAAGGAAGAAGGAAGAAGGAAGAAGGAAGAAGGAAGACAGAATGAGGAAGAAGCAAAGTCTCCCCCCTCGGACACTCCCCGCCTCGGACACTCCCCCAATCTTCCAATCTTTTTTTCTACTCCTTGGATTGGTGCGGCCCTAATAGCTTTAAATCCCCAAACTATTGCCTGGGGACGGACTGGCGTTTCAGATATGCTATTAGTCGGTTGTATGTGTTCGGCACTACTCGCATTTTTTCTCGGTTACACTCTAGAAGAACAGAGAGAAAAAGCAGAACTTTCCCCCCTTTCCGCTTCCCGATTTCCCAATAAGTGGTATCTGACTTTTTACGTACTAATTGCCTTAGCAATTCTGGCTAAGGGGCCTGTGGGAATTGTCGTGCCAGCGCTGATTGTTGGCAGCTTCGGGCTTTATTTGGGAAATTTTCGGCAACTTTGGCGCGAAATGCGTCCGGTGTCGGGAATCTTGATTATTCTGGCGATCGCCTTGCCTTGGTACATTTTGGTTATTTTAGACAACGGTCAAACTTATATTGACAGCTTTTTCGGCTATCACAATTTCCAGCGTTTTACTGGAGTAGTCAACAAGCACTCGGCGCCTTGGTATTTTTACTTTTTTGTAGTGCTAGTTGGTTTTGCACCTTGGTCGATTTATTTGCCCGTGGCGATCGCCCGTACCCGTTTTTGGCAGCGCAGTTACTGGCGTCGTCAACCGCGATCGGCTCAGTTGAGTTTATTCGCCCTATTTTGGTTCGGCTGCATCTTTGGCTTTTTCACGATCGCCGTGACCAAATTGCCCAGTTATGTATTGCCTTTAATCCCCGCCGCTGCGATTTTGGTAACGCTGCTGTGGAGCGATATTATTGCAGGTAACGAACCTGAAAACAGGCGGATAAAGTTAGAAAAAAAACCGAATTCTTTACCGCGAGGGCTGTTAGCTACATACATTTTCAATGTCGTATTTTTATTAATTATAGCCGGAGCAACTTTCTACTGCTACAACTGGCTCGGAGACGACCCGGCAATGCCCAATTTTCCCCAAGCAATTCAGCAGTCGGGATTGCTGATTGTCGGCGGTACGATTTGGATAATTACAGCGGTGGCGATCGCACTTTTACTCTGGAAGCGGCAACAGCGCTGGATTTTGGTTGCTAACCTCATCGGGTTAGTAGCATTTATCATCTTTGGTCTTACTCCCGCCTACAAAGTGGTCGATATCAACCGCCAGTTACCTCTGAGACAGTTAGCGCAGGTTGCGGTTCAACAAAAACTGCCAGGGGAAGAGTTTATTATGGTTGGTTTCTGGAAACCAAGTCTGGTTTTTTATACCCAAGAGCCGGTGACTTACTACCGATCTGTCACAAAGGCGATCGACTACATTAAGGAATCTAAAAACCCAACTTCTCCCTCTATTTTGTTGCTGGGATATCCAGAGAAATTTGTGCAATTAGGATTGCAGCCAAATCAATATCAATTGTTGGACAGTCGGGGCGCTTACCAACTCGCCAGGGTTCCGAGACAAGCGTTTCGATAGTGCCTATAGTGTGATCTCATACTTGTTAAACAAGGTAGAAAAATGATTACAACTAAGAATCTTCAACTACTTGCCGTCGAAAGGATTCACATAGAAGCTTTCTTACGAAGTAAAAGCGAGCTTGCAGCAATTTTAAATGTCATAGTGCCAAATAGCTGGCCTCATTTCCCGGAAGCATTTTCCCTCCCTGCTGACGAATCTTCCGAATCCAATCCGCCTCCAACTGACTGGCGCAACTACTTCTTTATTTATCCAAAAAATGAAGTGCTTGTCGGCAATGGAGGTTTCAAAGGCCCACCTGATGAGTCAGGGACTATAGAGATAGGTTATGAAATTGCTTCCGAATATTGGAATCGCGGATTTGCAACTGAGGTGGCACAGGGAATGATCGATTATGCTTTCGCTCACCAGGAGGTGAAAGCAGTCATCGCTCACACTTTAGCTGAAAAAAATGCCTCGAATAGCGTGTTCCAAAAAGTGGGAATGAAGTTCATTGCAGAGGTGGACGATCCTGAAGAAGGCAAGATATGGCGATGGCAAATAAGCAGGGATGAATATCATCCGACTTGAACTGTAACGCCCTTTCGCTGTTTAACTCACTGGTTTGGGCGGTAATTTGAAGGTTCTCGGTTGGAGCATTAAAACTGCCAGATTGCTGCATAAAATCTATAATCTAGTCACTACCTAAAAACCGAAACTCGGAGCTTACAATGGTTTCAATTCTCAACAAACCCTCCTCGTTAATCCATGAGATTTGCATTGAAAAAGTCGAGCGGTGGAAGTTGTTCAAATTTAGTGAATCGCTGCAACAGCGTATGGAAAATTTGTTAGAGAAGAAGAAGGCAGACCAACTAGTGGCAGAAGAGGCAGCCGAACTCGACGCCATTGGGGAATTAGATCGCATCTTTACCCATATCAATGCAATGATGGTGGCTGAAGATGTCAATCAGTAACCCGACGATATAGAAGGTTTTGGTTAGCCCCGCCCTTCAATGTATCCCTTGACAAGTTGGGTAAAAGCTAATATCTCAAGCATTAAGTAAGTGAATAAATTAGCTATTAAAAATGATTTATTAACTTTGCTTTTTTCAAGTTTTTTTACTCCCCAACTCCCTATTAATAATTCGAGGTAAACGGAAAAGAAAAACATAGGAATCAGTGTAATCATAATTTCCAACGGCAGAAATGGAAAAGAACCCGGCTGTACAGGCACGGTTGTGTGGAAGACGATATGTCCAATAAACGCCCCAATACAGAGGATAATAAAACCTCCCCCAATCGTCGATATGATATTTGTTATAAAAGCAATAAAAATTGCTTTTAGGATACTGAGATTGAGTAGCTTTTTGTGAATATAAGCTTCTATCGCGATAATTGGGATGAGCAAAATAATTTGATAGAAAACACTCTGACTGAATAGTGGAATTCCTGCATTGGCGAGATATAGAGATGTATTTAAGTGCATAAAAAAGCTAATAAAAAACATAGAAGTGGGTTTCCCGTAGTTATTAATGATGATAATTAGCCTGCCATTTGTTCGACCTACCCTCAACTTGGCTGAAACAATGGATAATGGATAGGACGCCATTTTCATTCTAAAAGTGTGGTAGCCATGACTGAGTTACTCGAACGTGCGATCGCCAAGTTGAAAACATTGTCTGCCAGCGAGCAAGATGCTCTCGCTTCAATGATTCTGGAAGAACTTGAAGACGATAGGCGCTGGGATCAAGCAATCTCCCGTTCCCCAGATGCTCTTGCTAAACTCGCAGCGACCGCAATGGCTGAGTATCGTGCAGGCAAAACCCAAGAACTCGATCCAGAAACATTGTGAATTCACGCACTACAACCGAGTTCCGTAGATTATTTGCTGATTTACCCGAACAAGTTCAACAGCAGACACGCGGGGCGTATCGCCAGTTCAAGGAAGACCCAAGTCATCCAAGCCTGCGTTTCAAGAAGGTGCATCCAGACTTACCAATCTACTCAGCCCGAATTACCAAAAACTATCGAGCAGTTGGTCAGTTGGATGGAGACACTGTAATCTGGTTTTGGGTTGGTTCACACGCAGAGTACGACAAGTTTCTGGGGCAGTTGTAGCAGTGTCTACAGCCAGCCAATATCAATTAGAAAAGTGTATTTAGACAAGTGGAAGATTATGATCCCAATCAATGAAGCTCAACAGCAGTTACAGCAGTTGATCGATGCGGTGAGTCAGTCGCACCAACCTATTGTGATTGCAGGACAGACTAGCAATGCAGTGTTATTATCAGAATCTGACTGGGCATCTGTGCAGGAGACACTGTATCTTCTATCAGTCCCAGGGATGCGGGAATCGATTCGGGAAGGACTGGCAACGCCGATCGAGGATTGCGCTAGGGAGTTGGAGTGGTGAATTGGAATCTGGTATATACCAAACAGGCACAGAAAGATGCCAAAAAGCTCGCTTCTAGCAATTTACGAGACAAAGCGCAAGAGTTACTCGACATTATTCAAACCAATCCGTTTCAGAATCCGCCACCCTACGAGAAATTGGTGGGAGATTTGGAAGGTGCATATTCACGGCGAATCAACATTCAGCATCGTCTGGTGTACGAGGTGATTGAGTCCGAGAATACGGTAAAAATTTTGCGGATGTGGACGCATTATGAGTAGTGTTTCTAACAGGTTAACTAATACAGGGGTAGATCGATCGCCCTTAGGACTGGTGAGGAGGGCCGACCATACGTGCCATAATCAGCCATATTATCTGGTACGCGATCGCCTGAACCTATGGATGCGCTAATCGGCAAAACTTTACAGGGTGGAAAATATACCCTCGAACAAGAATTGGGCCGCGGCGGCTTTGGAATAACTTTCAGGGCAAATCACCGCTATTTAGGACAGCCTGTAGTCATTAAAACCCTCAACGAATCTCTGCGGCAGCAACCCAATTTTGCTGAGTTCGATCGCAAGTTTCAAGACGAAGCGAGGCGGTTGGCTTCCTGCGTTCATCCGAATATTGTCCGCGTCAGCGATTTCTTTGTGGAAGACGGGCAGCCTTACATGGTGATGGACTACATAGCCGGTCAGAATTTGGGCGATGTAGTCGGTTCAAATAATCCGCTGCCAGAAAATCTTGCAATTCTCTACATCACTCAAATTGGCGCTGCTTTAAAAGTTGTTCATCAAAAGGGTTTGCTGCACCGAGATGTCAAGCCGCAAAACATTCTTTTGCGCCAAGGTACTCAGGAAGTCGTGCTGATTGATTTTGGCATTGCCCGCGAGTTTACTCCCGGTGCAACCCAAAGTCACACTAATATGGTGTCCGACGGCTACGCGCCCCCAGAACAGTATTTCGCCCAAGGAAAATATACGCCCGCCACAGATGTTTATGGTATGGCGGCGACGCTTTACACTTTACTGACAGCACAGGTGCCGGTGGCTGCAATTTTGCGTACCAGCCAGCCGATGCCTTCGCCCCGCGACTTGCAGCCTCAGCTAAGTACGACAGTCAGCCAAGCGGTGATGCGGGGGATGACGGTAGAAGCTCAAAATCGCCCTGCTACCGTGGATGAGTGGCTGTCGCTGCTGCATGGGCAGCCTCATGGTGCAGCGTCGCCGAGTACCGGGCCGACGGTGGCGGTGATTCCGGGACACGGGCCTCAGTCGCCTGCGGGTTCGAGAACAGCGCCTGCTGTGGTGCCTTCAGGGAACAACAACCGCAAGGTTTGGTGGATTTTGGGGTTCGTGGCGATCGCACTTATTGTTGCAGGTTTGGTCGGGATTGCTAGGGTTTTCCTCAGCCGGCCGTCTTCGGAACCCGCACCGGTGGCCCAGGACGATCGCACTTCGGCCCCTGTAGATCCAGACGCGCGCTCAAGCCCCGCACAAATTCCCGCGCCGACACCAACGCCAGCGCCGACTCCCAGAGAAACTCCGCCGGCTGCTGAAACTCCAGCGCCGACTCCCAGAGAAACTCCGCCGGCTGCTGAAACTCCAGCGCCGGATGCTGAAACTCCAACACCAGCCCCAGCGCCAACACCAGCGCCTTCTCCGGAGGCTGTCGAACCTACACCAACGGAAAAACTTGTTGACAAAGAGTTGCCGCCAGATCGATCGCCCGCACCTAGCGAACAACCGGGAACCAATTATCAGAAGACTCCCACAATCCCTGGGTATGCCGTTGGTACGGCGGAAAGTCAGATTTTATCGGAATTGGGAGAACCGACTGACTCTCAAGCGCGGGGCTATTGGCCGAATACTCGCACCGCACTTTACGAAATATTGCCGAACCGGATTACTCTCGGCTACATTTACGATCGCGATTCGGACCAGCTAGTACAAACAGAGGGTTCTTTTGCCCCGTCGGTGGACGATTTGGTAGTGCGAACTGCGTTAAACGGGATGGTGGGCGGCGCCAGCAGGGAGATTTTGCAAGGCTTGGGCGACGTGCAGCAGCGCCGGAGTAATCGGTTTACGTTTAGGAAGGGTTCGCTCGAAGGGATGATCGAACGCAATGAGCGCGATCGGATTTACATCGGCGTCTGGGACGACAACTTGCATTAAACTTGGCAGCGGTGACATCCTGCACCCTTGTCAATAAACCAGGGCGGGCAAGATGCCCACCCCACAGGAAAACTCAACTCTTGTGCAACAGGCATCTTGCCTGTTCAAGAAAATGGTGAAAGATGTAAATATTCCCCACTCAGCTTTGTGCCAAAATCGAAAATCCAAAATCTAAAATCTAAAATCTAGTTGACGCAACACGAAATATTGTCTATGATTAAAGAACACACGAGGGGCTGTAATGGTTTCGACAGGGTGGCGAAAGCTGCTCCGTGATGCAGGTCGAGAGGGAGTCTACTCTCGTTAATATCGGCTCAAAAAAAATAGTAAATGCGAACAACATCGTTCCTTTCGCTCGCAAAGCCGTAGCTGTAGCCTAAAAACTTCTTGAGCTTGGTTTAGAGTGTATGCCACCTCACTCCGTTAACGGTAGCATAACAACCCCCAACGGATGCCCTAGCTAAACGTTTCTAGTCGGCTAGCTAGGAAAGCAATCACTAGAAAATCCCCCCATTTGGGATAAAGATGGTTCCCGCCCTGAGGATTAGAAGGGATAAACCTGTGAACGATCGGAAGGTAAATACCCGCTTTGGACGGCAGTTCGATTCTGCCCAGTTCCATAAAAGAAGTGACGTAAAATCAATGGTTTAAGCCATTTGAAAGGCACTTTAAAGCATCAAAAGGGCCCAGAGTTAACTCTGGGCCCTTTTGTTTGGCATTCCATGTTCAATCTAAAACCTAAAATCTACAATCTAAAATAGATCAGCTCGATCGACTAAGTAAAAATACATAAATTACCCACCCATTAGCTACGCTGCAGGCTCATATAATTAGAACTTCACCCTGTCTGTGCGTTCTTGGAGCCTGTCGGGCGATATACTATTAGGCGGTAAAGCATTAAAAATCTTTACAAAGACCCCGATTTCTAAGCCTACTCCTACAAAGGACGGGTGAAAAATTATATGCTGATCGCTCAAAAGCTGGACAAATGAACCCAGGAATTGACTTACAAGGAAGTTTTGTAGAAGCCCTCATGAATTGGGGCTTACCGGCGGACATCGCCCAAGTGCTTTGGCTACCACTGCCAATGGTGCTGATGATTGTCGCTGCCGTTTTCGGGGTACTCACTAGCGTCTGGCTGGAACGGAAAATTTCCGCCGCCGCTCAACAGCGGGTAGGCCCGGAATTCATCGGCCCTCTGGGAGTTTTAGCACCCGTTGCTGACGGTCTGAAGTTGGTATTCAAAGAAGACATTGTACCGGCAAAAGCTGACGCGCTGCTATTTACCCTAGGCCCGGTAATTGTGGTAATTCCAGTTTTTCTCTCCTACTTAATCGTGCCCTTCGGAGAGCATATGCTGATCGCCGATATGGGGACAGCGATATTTCTCTGGATTGCCCTGTCTAGCATTCAGCCGATCGGCTTGCTGATGTCCGGCTATGCTTCAAACAACAAATACGCCCTCCTCGGCGGAC includes:
- a CDS encoding glycosyltransferase family 39 protein; translated protein: MKEVIKNLSEFRKRRIAPLLLSILWLCAIAWVGFLWNLGNIGLVDETEPLFAEAARQMTVRGDWITPYFNGETRFDKPPLIYWLMAVAYRTLGVNEWAVRLPSALCAIGLTCLGFYTLSKEEGRRKKEEGRQNEEEAKSPPSDTPRLGHSPNLPIFFSTPWIGAALIALNPQTIAWGRTGVSDMLLVGCMCSALLAFFLGYTLEEQREKAELSPLSASRFPNKWYLTFYVLIALAILAKGPVGIVVPALIVGSFGLYLGNFRQLWREMRPVSGILIILAIALPWYILVILDNGQTYIDSFFGYHNFQRFTGVVNKHSAPWYFYFFVVLVGFAPWSIYLPVAIARTRFWQRSYWRRQPRSAQLSLFALFWFGCIFGFFTIAVTKLPSYVLPLIPAAAILVTLLWSDIIAGNEPENRRIKLEKKPNSLPRGLLATYIFNVVFLLIIAGATFYCYNWLGDDPAMPNFPQAIQQSGLLIVGGTIWIITAVAIALLLWKRQQRWILVANLIGLVAFIIFGLTPAYKVVDINRQLPLRQLAQVAVQQKLPGEEFIMVGFWKPSLVFYTQEPVTYYRSVTKAIDYIKESKNPTSPSILLLGYPEKFVQLGLQPNQYQLLDSRGAYQLARVPRQAFR
- a CDS encoding N-acetyltransferase, whose translation is MITTKNLQLLAVERIHIEAFLRSKSELAAILNVIVPNSWPHFPEAFSLPADESSESNPPPTDWRNYFFIYPKNEVLVGNGGFKGPPDESGTIEIGYEIASEYWNRGFATEVAQGMIDYAFAHQEVKAVIAHTLAEKNASNSVFQKVGMKFIAEVDDPEEGKIWRWQISRDEYHPT
- a CDS encoding type II toxin-antitoxin system Phd/YefM family antitoxin is translated as MIPINEAQQQLQQLIDAVSQSHQPIVIAGQTSNAVLLSESDWASVQETLYLLSVPGMRESIREGLATPIEDCARELEW
- a CDS encoding Txe/YoeB family addiction module toxin, with the translated sequence MNWNLVYTKQAQKDAKKLASSNLRDKAQELLDIIQTNPFQNPPPYEKLVGDLEGAYSRRINIQHRLVYEVIESENTVKILRMWTHYE
- a CDS encoding serine/threonine protein kinase; this encodes MDALIGKTLQGGKYTLEQELGRGGFGITFRANHRYLGQPVVIKTLNESLRQQPNFAEFDRKFQDEARRLASCVHPNIVRVSDFFVEDGQPYMVMDYIAGQNLGDVVGSNNPLPENLAILYITQIGAALKVVHQKGLLHRDVKPQNILLRQGTQEVVLIDFGIAREFTPGATQSHTNMVSDGYAPPEQYFAQGKYTPATDVYGMAATLYTLLTAQVPVAAILRTSQPMPSPRDLQPQLSTTVSQAVMRGMTVEAQNRPATVDEWLSLLHGQPHGAASPSTGPTVAVIPGHGPQSPAGSRTAPAVVPSGNNNRKVWWILGFVAIALIVAGLVGIARVFLSRPSSEPAPVAQDDRTSAPVDPDARSSPAQIPAPTPTPAPTPRETPPAAETPAPTPRETPPAAETPAPDAETPTPAPAPTPAPSPEAVEPTPTEKLVDKELPPDRSPAPSEQPGTNYQKTPTIPGYAVGTAESQILSELGEPTDSQARGYWPNTRTALYEILPNRITLGYIYDRDSDQLVQTEGSFAPSVDDLVVRTALNGMVGGASREILQGLGDVQQRRSNRFTFRKGSLEGMIERNERDRIYIGVWDDNLH